The Oleiphilus messinensis DNA segment CCGGTAATTAATTTAAAGAATCGAGGATTTTCCGGGCCTGAATCCACCGTGGCGATTTCAATAAGTCGTCCCAGTGATAGTTACCTTGACCGCGCATCCGCTCCAAAGTCGGGTTAGCCGTAAAGCCTTCGTGACGCTTAAGGCCCTCGATAACCTCCAGCGCACCATCGCGATTGTTGCACACCAATGCCATATCACAACCGGCCTCAAGTGCTCGTAACGCTCGCTGATAGTACGAACCCGCAAACTCGGCACCAGCCATTGAAAGGTCATCGCTGAATATAACACCCTGAAACCCGAGCTTTTCCCGCAGAACGGACTGCAACCAGAACGTTGAAAAGCCAGCCGGATTGGGTTCTATTGAAGCGTAAATAACGTGTGCCGGCATAATCGCATCCAAGTGCGACTTAACCAGGTTTTTAAAGGGTAGAAGATCCCATTGTTCAACCTGTTCAAGCGTTCGATCATCCACCGGGATTTCCAGGTGAGAGTCTGCCTCTACACTACCGTGGCCGGGAAAGTGCTTCCCGGTAGCGGCCATACCCGCGCTGTGCATACCTTCAATCCAGGCCCCCGCAAGCTTGACCACCGTATCAGGGTCTGTACCAAAAGCCCGATCACCGATTACTCTCGATAAACCTTTTTCAATATCCAGTACTGGGGCAAAACTGAAATCGATCCCCACGGCTCTAAGTTCCGCCGCCATC contains these protein-coding regions:
- the nagZ gene encoding beta-N-acetylhexosaminidase; this translates as MPIGPVMLDIESDELQSQDEKILREPLVGGVILFARNYTTRERLVALVDSIRAINPDLLIAVDHEGGRVQRFREGFSKIPPMSVFAEKMTAAKDTDDSQQVSIIEMVQTTGWLMAAELRAVGIDFSFAPVLDIEKGLSRVIGDRAFGTDPDTVVKLAGAWIEGMHSAGMAATGKHFPGHGSVEADSHLEIPVDDRTLEQVEQWDLLPFKNLVKSHLDAIMPAHVIYASIEPNPAGFSTFWLQSVLREKLGFQGVIFSDDLSMAGAEFAGSYYQRALRALEAGCDMALVCNNRDGALEVIEGLKRHEGFTANPTLERMRGQGNYHWDDLLKSPRWIQARKILDSLN